One Streptomyces sp. SAI-135 DNA segment encodes these proteins:
- the htpX gene encoding zinc metalloprotease HtpX: MRSRFRSDRRLTVRMTVTMFLLGLLYVAFVVALIVVLKSWVLVVGLLAVMFVAQFWFSDKIAMFAMRGRVVGPEEYPELHAVVDRLCALADMPKPVVAVSTMGMPNAFATGRNPDNAVVCVTTGLLDRLEPAELEGVLAHELSHVAHKDVAVITIASFLGVIAGLIVRFAFYSQLFGGRKDQNTVVVFAAVMGVSAAVYALSFVLIRALSRYRELAADRAAALLTGRPSALASALTKVSGEIARIPTKDLRAAQAFNAFYFTPATGKEPGIERFFSTHPSLDQRLEQLGRISTELGEPAEPGKAG; this comes from the coding sequence ATGCGGAGTCGTTTCCGGAGCGACCGGCGCCTGACCGTGCGGATGACGGTCACGATGTTCCTGCTCGGGCTGCTGTACGTGGCGTTCGTCGTCGCGTTGATCGTGGTGCTGAAGTCCTGGGTGCTGGTGGTGGGGCTGCTCGCCGTGATGTTCGTGGCGCAGTTCTGGTTCTCCGACAAGATCGCGATGTTCGCGATGCGCGGGCGGGTCGTGGGGCCCGAGGAGTATCCCGAACTGCATGCCGTGGTCGACCGGTTGTGCGCCCTCGCGGACATGCCCAAGCCCGTGGTCGCGGTCTCCACGATGGGCATGCCGAACGCGTTCGCCACCGGCCGCAACCCGGACAACGCCGTGGTGTGCGTGACGACCGGGCTGCTCGACCGGCTGGAGCCCGCCGAGCTGGAGGGCGTGCTGGCGCACGAGTTGTCGCACGTGGCGCACAAGGACGTCGCCGTGATCACCATCGCGTCCTTCCTCGGGGTGATCGCCGGGCTGATCGTGCGGTTCGCGTTCTACAGCCAGCTGTTCGGCGGGCGGAAGGACCAGAACACCGTCGTGGTCTTCGCCGCCGTGATGGGTGTCTCGGCGGCCGTGTACGCGCTCAGCTTCGTGCTGATCAGGGCACTGTCCCGGTACCGTGAGCTGGCGGCGGACCGGGCCGCGGCCCTCCTCACCGGCCGGCCCTCGGCCCTGGCCTCCGCGCTCACCAAGGTCTCCGGGGAGATCGCCCGCATCCCCACCAAGGACCTGCGCGCCGCCCAGGCCTTCAACGCCTTCTACTTCACCCCCGCCACCGGCAAGGAGCCCGGCATCGAGCGGTTCTTCTCCACCCACCCGTCCCTGGACCAGCGGCTGGAGCAACTGGGGCGGATCTCCACGGAGTTGGGTGAGCCCGCGGAGCCCGGGAAGGCGGGCTGA